The Cellulophaga lytica DSM 7489 nucleotide sequence TATTAGTGACTTATAAGTTTTAAAAGTTTATTTTAAAGATAATTTTCGACGTTATCAGTGTGCAAATATAAAAATAAATTGTTAATAACAATGTTAAAATAAATATAAATTAAAAAATATCATATCCTAGAAAGTAAATTTTAAAATATCAAGAAACATAAAAAAGCAATAAGTGCTTTTATTAAATAAGTATTAACAATAGTGTTAATACATAACAATTTTAAAATATATAGAGATATGAATATATCAGAATATTATAAGTTAGGATATCAACAACAAAAATTAGACTTTGTTGATATCAAATTAAATACAGACAACTTATTGTTTGTAGATCCAAGGTTGATAGAAAGCTTGGGAACACCTTTAGCAACAAAAATGCAAAAGCATTTAGAAGTTTTTTGGGGTGAATTAGTAAAAAATGTAAAACAAAAATCATTTGGGCAAGCAGATTATTTATTATCTGGTTTGGGAGAGCCAAATGAAACAAGGTTAGGTTATGCATTTAGTAAAGATTACGGAAACTCCGTTGGAAATAAATTAAGGCAAAGAATAGCCAATACAATTTATAACAATATAGCAGTAAAAACAGGCGTTTTAAGTCATTTTGCTGATATAGAATTGTATTTTGAAGATATTAGTTCTGATAGAATTTCTGATATTACTACTAAAATTATTAAATCTGTTTTGATTGAGTTTACTCAAGAACAATGTAGAATTCATAAAATACCAATGAAAACTTTTGTTCAAAAAGACATTTTTGATATTAATACTCTGAAATGGGTTAGCAAAAAAGTTGAACTTCCAGAATACTTTGGTAAGCCAATAATTTTTGTTCCTAAAAATATTGTTAGACTTGAAAATACTGCTGGTAAAAATGTAAGTTGTTTTTATAGATATGCAATAAGACAGTTTGTTAGTAATGACACTGAAATGTTAATAGACGTTAGTGCTACTGGAAAAGAAGGGAAAATACTTATCAAAGATGTTAAGTCTAAATATCCTTTATCTAAAGAATCATTAGCTAATTGGACAATACATTTTGGTAAATTATTAATTGATTATAAGACAGACCATTTAAGTGGTAGATTAAGAGTTTTAACTGACGAAGAAATAATCGAAATCATATATGATGATGGTTATTCTGATGTAGGCTAGTAACTAATTAGATTATATAAAGGCAGGTGTTTTTCACCTGCCTTTTTTTTTGGCCTCATAACCTCAAAGTTTCGGGGTGGTTAAAACAATAGGAGAAATGAGCGTCCATATTTTAGGCTATCCAAATGCAATTATCCAGTGGATGATTGTATTTGGATATAGCACTTTACTTAAATATCGTTTCATATCGTATTTAACTAAAAAACAAATCCACGAGAATCGCGTATTTTAAAATTTCTGTACCTAAATACAGAATACGTAAATTATAAGCAGTATATATTTAGTTATAATTATAAGGCTAATTGTAGTTTTATAACTTTTTGTGAAAATGTATTTTAGTTTTACATAACGACTAATTATAGCTACACATCTAAATTATTCTAACGAAGCCATAATTAGCTTTGCATAATTACTCGATATAAGCATAAAGACAATTATATCATTAATTATGTAAAATATCGCTGAAATGCTCTATTTCGATAACTGCTATAAATTGTACTATAATTTATATTATGTAAAATAGGATTATTTAGACTCTTACTCTTCTCTATAAATTAATGTAAATTTTTAGTTGGTAAGCTTTAGGTTATTAATAATGTGTTTGCCTACATTTTGGCCTTGTACAACACCATTATCAATTGCAGCTCTGTAATGTATACCACCATACAAACGGCTTATAGCAGCTTCATTAGCAGCAGTATTAAAAGACGTAAATTTTCTGCTTGGCAAACCAAAAGGCAATTCGGTGTCATCTGTAAAGCTAAAATTATCACCAAACAAATGTGTTAATATAGTTGCAGATGCTCCAGAAACCACAGAATGCCCACTCGTATATTCCGGAAAAGGCGGCGTTTGTAATAATGGTGTCCATTCTTTATCTATAGTATTGTTAATTAGTGTTTCGGGTCTAATTAAATTGCTACGGTATTTTTCATCCCAACAACTAATAAAGGCATCAAAAATACCAATAGATGTTATGGTATTTGCGTGTACAGCAGCTGTAAAGTCTAGCTTTTGCTGTTTACACGCTATTTTTGTTATTCCCATCCAATGTGCACCTGGAGTAATTTTTTTTGTGGCAATCATTAAATGGCCTTTGCTTGTAGATACATACGGGTTGCAATCCCAAAACCTTGCAATTGCTACTTCCTCTGTGGTATCTCCGTTTTTCCTAATCTTGTTCGTAACTGTGTATACTTCTTGCAATTCTTTATAAAACGCACTGTTGGGTTCCATAGAAAACTCAGGATGCCTTTTTGGTTTAAACTGTGCTGCAGAATCTAGTACCATTGTTCTTATTTTGTTCCAATGTGGCTCTATACCGTCCATATAAGCTGGTGGCGTTGGTTGCCATCTGCCAGGATTATCTGTAGTAACTTCATACCCTGCAAAAGATCTTGTTTCTTTATAATTGTCTTTGTGTAACCAGTCTTTTATGCGGTTAGCAACTTTTAAACCGTATGTTTTAGATGCTGTAAACTCTGTTGCGTTGGTCTTTTTCCAACTAGTAAAAAGGCTATCTGCGTACGTAGTTACAATGTTGTCTTTAAAAATAAGTTCTTTACTAACATCTATATATGCAACAAGTGCAGCAACTTTTAAATTAACATCTTTTGGTGCTTCTGGAATAGATTCTAGACTTTTTATTTTAGTAGATAAAGAGCTGTATTTTTTGTTGTTTTGTGCCATAATTTCATACGCTGCAACATTAGGATACATATATATTCTGCTTGCCACAGGTGGCGAAAATATATCATGAATCATAGTTTCTGTAATTTTATCTACAGCCTTAAAATACGCATCTACAGGTACTTCTATTGCTGCATTTTCCTTTTTGCAAGATACTACTGTACATAGGCAAAGCAAGATAAAAAAAGTGTACTTGCTATATATATTACTTTTTATTTGATGCATTTTATACGTTTTAGTTGATGTAAAAACTTTTAGCTATAGTATTGTTTTGTGTGGCTATAATAAGACTACTATTTGTGGCTGTTTTTGCTTCAATAATATGATTGGATTGTTCTGGAACATAAAAACCAGATTCACTATTGTTTACCACATTAAATCCTGTTTTACTTCCTTTTAGGTAGATACCTTTTATGGCTCTTGTAAACCCGTATACAGTTTCAGAGGTAGTGTTGTTGCCAACCAAAAGAGCATCTAAAAATCCATCTTTATCTATGTCTTTAATAAGAATATCATTTATTGGTGCAAGCTGACAAATATTAGGTAGTTTATTAATTTTAAAGGTGTTATTGCCCAAGTTTTCTATATAAACGCTTGCAAATGTAGTTGCTTTTAAGGTTTCTTCTTCTAGGTTTTTTATTTCTAATAATTCTGTAAAAGAAGGATTTGAAAATGCTGCATAGCTACTATACTTTTGCTTTAATACCACCAATTGTTTTACAATATCATCTCTTGTTTGTACTGGTAACAAAACGTTATTTTTATCTAAATCTGTAAAATACTGAGCAATTATTGGATCTATACTACCATTTTTATCAAAATCTTGCTTGTATACATACACTGGTTTGTTCTCTTCTGGACAAACAAAACTATTTTCTCCTTGGTTTCCAGCAATAAAATCTATATCGCCATCATTGTCAAAATCACCTGCTTTTATCGTATTCCACCAACCCGAAACTTCTGTAGTCTTATTTCCTGTATTTACCCAGTTAGGAGTAATCTTTTTTAAAGTGCCATTGTTGTTTATAAAAATTGAAATAGACATCCACTCGCCTACTACAATCAAATCTTGCCAACCGTCATTATTAACGTCTTGCCAGGTTGCATCTGTAACCATTCCTATTGTGGTTAGTTCATCGTTTTTAACAGTACTAAAAACGCCTGCATTGTTTTGTAATAAGCTACTATTTGGCGCAGTTGGGTAGCTTCCTTTTACCAATCTGCTACCAACAAAAACATCTATATCTCCGTCTTTATCATAATCATTAGCCGCAATGCAGGAACCTATATTTTGTAGCTTTGGTAAGTTATTATTCGTCAATGTAAATTGTCCAATACCATTATTAATATAAATTCTGTCTTGTAAAACATTAGAGTTGCTATCAAACTCTGCTCCACCACTAGCCACAAAAAGGTCTAAATCCTTATCATTATCAATATCTATAAATACAGCGGCTGCATCTTCATATATACTATCTAACTTTTGTGTAATTTGATAAATGCCATCTTTACTTTGAGTCCATATAGTAGACGGCTGGCCTTTACTACCACCAATAAAAAGCTCATCTCCCAAGGTTTTATTAATATTTGCTGCTGCTATACACGGTCCTAGTTTAGAGTACTGACTCATTAACAAATGTTGAGAAACGTAATCATGACCACTATTTTCTTGGTGTTTAAATGGTAAAATTGATGTGTTATTTTTTAATAAGGCTAATTCTAAAGCAGATGTATTATTAGTTACTTTAGCATATTTAATATCTACCTCTAAAACAGTGTTTATTTTAGGATTATATACCTTTGTTATTTGTTT carries:
- a CDS encoding vanadium-dependent haloperoxidase, translated to MHQIKSNIYSKYTFFILLCLCTVVSCKKENAAIEVPVDAYFKAVDKITETMIHDIFSPPVASRIYMYPNVAAYEIMAQNNKKYSSLSTKIKSLESIPEAPKDVNLKVAALVAYIDVSKELIFKDNIVTTYADSLFTSWKKTNATEFTASKTYGLKVANRIKDWLHKDNYKETRSFAGYEVTTDNPGRWQPTPPAYMDGIEPHWNKIRTMVLDSAAQFKPKRHPEFSMEPNSAFYKELQEVYTVTNKIRKNGDTTEEVAIARFWDCNPYVSTSKGHLMIATKKITPGAHWMGITKIACKQQKLDFTAAVHANTITSIGIFDAFISCWDEKYRSNLIRPETLINNTIDKEWTPLLQTPPFPEYTSGHSVVSGASATILTHLFGDNFSFTDDTELPFGLPSRKFTSFNTAANEAAISRLYGGIHYRAAIDNGVVQGQNVGKHIINNLKLTN